Part of the Vicia villosa cultivar HV-30 ecotype Madison, WI unplaced genomic scaffold, Vvil1.0 ctg.001210F_1_1, whole genome shotgun sequence genome is shown below.
CTGGTATAGCACATGAGTATTTAAATTTACGGTGTGAAAGCAATGTAATGGAAATAGGTTCTATTGGTGGTATCTGGGACAGTCTGTACCATACGAATTATGAACAGGGTAAATGTCCTTGGACAGAGATAAGAACAATTAGAATTCTAATACTAAAGTTAAAAGGAACACAAAGATACTTTCTGAATATATTTCACTAGTTTCGGAATTCTAAATGCTGTTGAAACTGCATGTAGAGTGGCGCTAAGCAAGTTTGGACTTGATATACAAATAAAACTACTTGTCTTAAAGAGGCATAGTTTATTACTTTTGAGTAGCTTTTTGTTCTTTAATAGGATAACACCACAGGAAAAGTTGTGAGACTAATAGCTTGGGCTGATAGAGGTGGTTCTGCAAAGGCAAAACTCCCCCCGTAAAATGGCAACTACAGGTTTGGGTGGATTGACAGTTCTGCTGGTAAAGTTTGCCTAGGTTACAATCCAATCCATTACCTGTCATAAAGTGGCTTAATTATTACTTGAGTAACTTTCGGTGGATTAACAGGATATCACCATAGGCAAAGCTGTGAGACTAATCGCTTGGACAGCAAGTGAGGGTTCAGGTTAGGCAAAATGATGCATTTAATAGTGAATTTGAAATAAAGTGAATAATGTCAGGATGCATTGAATTGCAAATCAATATAAGGATGAACAAATTAGATTAACATTTTGCTATTTTATGGAATTATTTCAAATATTGATAATGTAGATTACATAACACCGGATGACTCCTCCAATTTCAACGACCAAATTGGACATTTACTATTAATCCACAGTTGATTACAGCGGCGAATCAGCGAACTACAGTGATAATGCGGGTAACATTACAGGACAATAGAGTAAATtcaacaaaacaagaaaacaccATACCATTAACAATGTCGGaaatttcaatctgagaaggaacaGTAGGACCAAGTCCTTTATCATCATCCACAGTACTCATACAATAAACATTCCTCAATTTCGTTGAGCCGTTAACATCAACTAAATCAAATTCCTCTCTCACCGCTAACTTCGCCACAAAAGCTGAAACAAGAGAaacaatatttcaattttcaacaaataaaaaaaaatccaagaaATGAAAATGTTGAGAGCGGAAGAAGAAGACTGACGAATTCGGTTGGGACATTTCATCGAACACCTTGCGAGCGAGGAcaaattctgcatttttcttCCAAAAGCTAAATTAAACATTCAGATTTAAAACATAATCAATAGAAAAACTTGCAACTATTCTCAATTTCAAAACATCATGTATCAGTATATTTCAACTACAACCAACTCCATTCAACAGAAAATCCCAAACGTTATTCGAAATTACGAAAAAGAGAAGCAGCGGTAGAAAACTAACCTTCCCAAGACAGTAGCAAGAGTTTGAAGGTAAGTATCAATCATCTGTTCCCGAGAGGGTTTAGGGTCTTTAGGAAACTCCATCACAATGAGCCAATGGTTGTAGTCACAACCGGGAAGCATAATCGTTTCCTTCTGCTCATTGCTTCCGCTTTTGTTGGAAGAGAAATCTTCCTTGACCGCCGCGTGAATTTGGATAGGATTACGGGTACCGATTTTTGTACGGATGGAGAGGTTGTTGAAATTGAGAGATGAGGTTTTGGGGTGGTTAGGTGGGGTTAGGGTTTGGGGTTTCAATTTTGTTTGAAGTGCTATCACTACTACGTTGTAGGATAAGAACAATTGGGGTTTTATTCTCAAAACTGGTCTATAATTCTCATAAAAAACTTTCaactttttctaattttaacGATTCTCAATACTGGTTTATATTTCTCATCAAAAAAATTTCAActcttaaacttttttttttttttaattttaatctttatcagattttttttccaattttttataatttttaattctatttttcaaaactttcatacctattattaaaatataagtcaaagaattgaattgaaatacACTAACAACGTAAAGAAGTTAacgtttatttattaaaattatttaacttttattgagatataaaaataatattattaaaatataaatcgaagaattgaattgaaatatACTAACAATGTAAAAATAATTGACAGTGTCAACCATGTTTGGGTTATTgagataatatttttgaaatatgagTTACTTATGTaatcttttttaaaaattgattattaCAAAAAAATCTTTGATACCCATTCTAAAAAATTTTAAtaccttttattaattttatttttcaaattttttataccttttatttcatcaaaaattaagataaaaaagttaaaataacacaattcacattaaaacattaattaaatataatgattcatttttaaaaataattagacaaaaattactattattttaagaaaatagttaattttgcagcaaaatccgcaggaaagtttcctgcggaattacctgcggattttgtataATAGTTTGGTTTTTCTAAAATAGATAtgcgcagcaaaatccgcaggaaacattcctgcggatttacctgcggattttgcattATGGTAATTGAGTTATATGAAccgcagaaaaatccgcaggtattcctgcggaattttctgccaaTTCTAGATCCACAGaaaaatttagtttatttaagaaagtcccaggaaattccgcaggtaaacctGCAGAAtattttccgcaggaaattccgcaggtaatacgtgtatttctagtagtgtctCTAATATTAGCTTAGCAATTCTATATCTATCATATTTAACAACATTTTATATTCTGGAAATTACTTCAACACTCTTTTGGCTTCTTAAAGGTAGTCTGTCTATAGATTGTACTTGACAATAGTGTATCTAAGATAATTTTAGTGTTGACAATCTAAAGGTTCTCATGTACCAGGAGAAAAATGTAACACAACCAACATCTACATTTCAGTTATATGATTGCAAATCACAAATTTGGTTTTATTTTAGAGTATCACTTCTTGTACTTTTAGTAGTGTTCTTGCACTCTTGGTTTTATTTTTTGACCATTGCTGAGGCACAGTAAATACGGTTGCTGCCTAGCTAAGTCAGTGGTTGAGTCTCTGTGTAGTTGTTGTCCAAGTGTGATAGTGGTTGTCCTATTGTGATAGATGTTGTCCAACAAttaacactacgccaaatttaagctgtagcagcgcagctactaaagtgcttttagcaaaagcgctctcgtagggttcgctaaaaacaaaattaataaacaaagggaaaatgatgcaaaaaaagcgctctggtagggggggtgtatgagagcgcttttaaaaagcgctctggtaaggggggggggggtatgagagcgcttttcaaaagcgctctggtagggttgtctattaaagcgcttttcaaagcgctgctataggggggtttaatgagagcgctttttagtcaaaagcgctggtatagaccaggctatgagagcgcttttcaga
Proteins encoded:
- the LOC131634027 gene encoding DAG protein, chloroplastic-like, whose product is MLPGCDYNHWLIVMEFPKDPKPSREQMIDTYLQTLATVLGSFWKKNAEFVLARKVFDEMSQPNSFCGEVSGERGI